The genomic window TGAACAGAAAGCCCTAAAACAggaattgtaataataaacattttgcactagaacaaaaattatgattaaagtCCATTACGCTCTATAATGGCGTTTTTTGTGCCTACTTTACTCGTGATTTTGCCATAAATTCTTTTATCTCAGCTGCGACACAATATCATTATGTAGCATTCTTTAACGAACTTATATTCGCAGAAttgttaagtttattttatttctaggtATGGCTTAGTATCTAAGGCACACCCTGGTAGTTTACGGAAGGTAATggaataagtaaaaattatttagaattgttattgtataaattaatcaCAATTAAAACGaaattccattatttttaattcaatacgTAGGATTTTTTAGTTATCTTTTATTACATTGAAAACAAATTGTATGACTCATTAATTGAAATCTAAGAAAAATTTGTGAGTCGCAGAGTTCCATCACTAAGATCACATTCCcttcattatataatttttattgaaatggaatttttgtcttttcattatttcaaaactttacaTAATGTAAACATGCGGAAAGGGGAGCCCACAATACCAAAAGTAAATATACTAAGATAAATCTTCAACCTAACGCCATTTGGTGAGGctgtagaaattttaaaaaccacgATAAAACATGATACTTCGACCTCTAAAAGGGGATATATGTTTTGAGAAGTGTACATCCCCAAAATGGGAAAAGCTGAGACTAAATTAACTCACATACGGATTTACAATACTTGTTCAATTCGGAGAGGTTGTGAAGGTGTGCAAAACCTTAAAAAGCGTAGGAAATCCATTCCGATATAAAAAGGTGAAGGGGGCTGATACTCCAAAAGGCACTTTCCTGAGATTAACTGAAACATAACGATTTTCAACCCTATACCTCAATTAGAATGTTCTGTACAGGTACGCAAATTCATAAAAACATCGAAAAATTCTGTTTACTTAACTACTGAGAATCTCCTCCAAATTGTTGAAATCAACCCCCGCTTTAATAACACTGATCCGCTTATAGTAAACAGCCATATATACCGATTTCAGCTCATTTGAAAGTTGTGAAAGGGTGTTCTAACTATATATAGTGATAAATTGAAGGATTATGAAAGGCTGTGTAAGTCTAAGGGTCCAGTGCGCTGTAATGAATTTACAGTGCACGCGGCCCTCCCCGTTGACCTTTGATACAATGCATAAGTATGTATTCTCGgagaaaattttactaaaaatcaataaaaaaattgattcatttataAAGTGTGAATTTAATACTGTACAGTGTGCTTAACTAAAATAGAGCTGAAATTATTGCTGTGTATAAACTTAAAGATTCTGTTTCTGTATGCCTGCAtctaaatgtaattaaataaagcCCAAAAATGAATTAATCAATTCAAGAGTGGGATATATATTTGGAGACTATAATTCAAAAGGaactacaaattttacaaaattcaaaaatatataggtagtaaataataaactattcatAAACTATGCGAATTtcctattataaaaaattaaaaaaattcacaagtttgaatatatttcaaaattttaaacctttaatTAACGAAggcttatttaattaaagattcTTCCGGGGGAGAGCACGATCAGATTTCCCATTCGTGAACTTAATTTCTACTGCTACAAgcagacaaaatattaaatttcaatccTATATCGTATCTGTAATATTTGAGTAAAGAATTTTTAGTCCAGGGTTTCgcgtttaaattaaaaataaagggAAAAGCACGCACTTTGCCTGTCCCTTAGAAAATcttgaattcaaaaattcaaaatacatataTCTGAATAAATGTAGAAATCAGCCATTTACCGCAATATAGTTAGAGAGCTGGCCATATGATttaccatatattttttaaataaaatgttttattttattccattccatctattgtaaaaaaaacatatggCAAATCATATGGCCAGCGTATGCTTGATATGACCCAATTGAAAAAACGCCGCTTGCCGAGCGTATTTTGTAAGAGATTGTTATAGAGATATGCTAATATTTATTCATGCCTTCTCTTTTCCTTGGGAAGCCTGAGGATATTTGTGGTCTTCCGGAATGGTTCTTCAGGGCAGAACAGAATTATCACTACATCCAATTTCGTAATTTAGTTTCTAAAAGATGAAAGGTTGCCGATTTGTTGCCAAAATTAAAGTTCGGTGATTACTGTGAACAAATAAACTAGATATGGGTATGAAAGTCTGTAGTTTTATGCGAATTTTAAGTACTTAATATTCTTTAaacattatgtatataaaaatttagattaaaaaaaattatggcgtCATAATTCCTGGTATTCGAAGACCTTGATGCCCATcacttttgtttttgtatacataAGTTACGCATACTTTACAATCAGTACTTTTAGCAATGGTATTATAATAGTATTTCATAAGCATGCCATGATTTTAACAAGTTACCTGTAAGTAAATGACATTCATTCACAACTAGTTATTGACAAGTttacattttccaaatttttagtaatgtTTTCATGTATTTCTGACATTCTACACACATAATTACTCAGTATTATTTCATACACCGAACAGTGAAGTATTAACTTAAACAGTGAAAATGGCAACTAGTAAGGATATTGGTACAGTAGTTGAAGCAAACAACAAATTTGGTTATGATGTTTATAAAGTAAGCAGgttattttaattagattttcttaacacttttaaatgattttcattcaCCGGTTTTTCACTGGTACAAGCTAATTTTAGTGTCGACATCTAAGAGTCTTATTGTCAACTAAAATAATGGAATATTCAAAATCTAATTCCAAAGGGTTTAGAATTCACAGATGAAtgtttttgattcaaaataaacTGCGAGTTACgagttttgtataattatttaataaaaataataaatgcttCTTATATTAggtagtttttagtttttgctCTGTACCGGTAAAAAAAAGAACTGAAGCTAAGAACTGAGTTAACTATATACTTCGGGATCAAAAATCTgcattattgttaataataaatataaaattgttaaattacataaaatacagCTATATTATCAATTGCTATAAAATGTGATAGCAAGTTGCTATCACATTACATGCTATCTTATCACTTTCCCCCGCTTAATCCGCCCCAAACAACTTTACATTCATCCCTGGACAATTACAACCTTCGGTCTGGCTTTGACCATGAATCTCGAATTTAGTATAGATATTAGCCGAGAAAGTATAATGGTATAATAACATCTATGTATTGTAAGAAACTTTGGTTTATAGTCTTGATTGTAGTCCCAAGTCCTATTCtgctgtataaaatataataccgTGAAGTTTCATAATCCGACCAGTAGTTTTTGGGCGAAACCGTAACAAAACGTTCACGATTAGAATATATAGATAGAAGATTTATTTATATGGGTATATTACAAATACACTTAACGCTTAACGTTTCATAAATATCTCAAGCTTATCCCAATATTTGGATCTTTtccaaaatgaaatttgattatgAATCAGTCGCCATACTGTAATAAATGGTTTGAAATTTTACGCCAGTGTCTTCATGTCTGTTAGAGAGAgtaagaaaatagaaattgaatgtacgatatttttttttacacttttggttcttaaaaacaaatttaactcTACAAATATTAAAGATGACAGTCAACGAATCCTTATATCAatcattctttaaattaattattttggttaATTCTCTAAATTACTTTGCTCTCCATGATAATGAAACACCCCATCCATATACAAATAACGCTAAAATATACTGATTCAATTTAAGAAAAGTGTTAAAAGTTTAgaatagtaattaaattttgggAGTCCTTTTATTTGAGCTTCCAAATCAAAGGGCTTAAAATCTATTATATCTATGCCCACGCAGACAAGATGGGTCTAGATTCCTATCATTGCTTAGTATTTATTGCTGCTATGAGAACTTGGGctattaaataatctttaagtAACAACATAATCTTATCACTAGACAAGCGAACACTCCCAATTATGTCAGACCAGAAATACTTAATTTTCCTTCGGTAAAACGTATATTTTTTCTAGctgataaaaataatgcattgtatataattatatattgtaattattcTCTATACtttgttatcaataattaaaaatgcaaatgatAACcacataatcataaatattttattatttatttaatatggaacaaatatttttaatttataaataattatatttaaatacctATTTAAAAGTCTAATACTAGATAagaagcaaatttttttctttaacggATGTGGTAAAATGTAGTTTATCGATGTAAAAATGTTAAAGGGTACATAATTAACAGATGTTATACATATTTACCAAATTGtgtttgcaaataaataaaaacaaactcaTTGCAAAACTAATTTTGTCCCTTTTATCCTATGTCGCCAAAAAGAATTTTTGCATTTGTTATttcctatttattataattacggGTCTGCTTCATAAGAgaagttaattaacaaaaaacgcaaaaaaaaattgtttattgaagCGAAAAATTTACGCGTCACTTTCGTTATGAACACCAAAAGAAAGTaactttaatgaattaattaataaaattctgttcaaattgtatttatatcgCATAATAATTCAATCGGCCTCGTAGAATCCTGGAGGCAAGCGTGGGGCGTCTCCGAATAGTGCTTCGTCaatctaacatttttatttaaaaatttttttctaaaatcgttAGTTTTCGGAGTAAATACGATTAAAAATTGTCGCTATTGCATTTAaacgaaagaaaacacgctagctactgaaaaatgctttagccaaaagttgtgaAGGGCGACAGAGGATATTCGCTTGTGTCCATGACTGTGCTAAAATTCTAGTTTCACGATCAGGTGACCTTGACCTTtaaatgatattgaaaatttacctaggcttaaaaaaccttgaaaatttttgcttaacattttttctaaagctagcgtatttttttcgattaaatgcaataataacatatgTTTAAGccgtatttcctccgaaagctaacgattatcgaaaaaaaaatttttaatgaaaaatgttagctttttaatgaggattaactttctaatttaaagtgttattttatcttttaccttataaaatgtaaattggcTAACgtaacccgaagaactaggcccAATCTGGTGTCAGAATATGATGTCCCCCatatcaaactctgcaacttttgtttaagttattttttgattggttaactacaaatcgagttataatccaaaatatatcaaaatgatTAACCCTGCCTGTATATATTTCGCAGCCAACTGGCTTAATTAATCGTTCAATTAACAAGTACTTTTCTCTCcataaatcgataaaaataaaacaataaaaacaaaataactgttaaatattatttcgggtttatttgtttttgccTAAGAAAGTTTGGGCCTAACCTTTTTACCAAACAGGGCCTTTTAACTAGCGATATGTTCAGTCATTCAATCAAACAGCTAGCCAAATGACTAGGGTTGGTAATGTTAAAGTACTTGTCTAGcctaatcatttaaatttaagcgCTTGAACCTTAAACTTGGCGCTGAAACCCACACACTGTCAATATGATATCGGCAAGCAATAATATTGTTGGTGATTTTCTCAGTTTGACTGCGTTCCGATTCAATTTAAGAACTTGGAGGCTAAATTTCTCATGCccgttatattaattttaacctaaaaaacttgtattatggaagctatattattttgtaatctaaatgataattattttgaattttcagttACTTAGCAAGGCATCATTGGAGAAGTCGCCCAACAAACCTGAAAATATACTGTTATGCCCATTATCAGTGGAAACAATATTAGCTTTAACTTTTGTTGGAGCTAAAGGTGTAACAGCGGAGGAAATGAGTACAGTGTTAAAGTTTCCAAACGATGCATGTAAAGTGTCAAATGGCTTCTTAGATCTTACTGCACAATTAAAATCGAAAGATGTTATTATAAGAATAGCAAACAAGGTTTTTGTAGATAAGGAGGTAAAATTAACGGAGGAATTTCAACAAGCcgctgtaaaatattttgattcggAAACTGAATCCATTGATATGAAAGATAAAGCTTCACTGGACAAAATAAATGGTTGGGTTGcacaaaaaacagaaaataaaattcctaCAATTCTAGAAGACTTGGATGACGATACTGTATCCGTACTTGTAAATGCTATTTACTTTAATGGAAAGTGGGAAAACCCATTTAAGACAACTCCAGTACCAATGCAATTCTATTTGAAGCCCGAAGAAAGTATTGAAGTGCCTGCAATTCAACGTAAAGGAAAATATAGGTATTTTGAGGATGAAACtgtacaaatcgttgaaataccCTACAAGGGTAAGGAATTCAGTCTTATAATTGCTTTACCACGCGAAAATGGTCTTCCAAGTACTTTAGAAGAAATTTTCCCAGTGGATTACCAAAGTAAATTAGACCGTGAAGTTGAAGTTGATGTTACCATTCCAAAGTTTAAAATTGAgagtaaaattgattttacatcCATATTGCAAGaagtaagttttgttttttaattgcatttaaGTGTATGAGATTTTCAAGAAAAGGATAGTGCTATTATTGTGCTATTTATACTACTACTTGTAACAAAAAGTTCTGTACATTACAGTTACAGTGttcttaagtttttttaaataatttttagaactgCTCGTTTAAAAAAAGCAGTGACGCATTTACCATTTAATGACCTCCACAAAAAAGGGCATCCACGCAGTTGATTTAAGCAATGCTCCGGAAATGGctctaaaatttcaacatagGAAAGTTTCTCTTAGATCAAATTTTGCCTTGGCACCGAGAGTTTTTATGAATGGTTGCAAAAACATCTAATTCTGTGGGATGGAACTTTAAATCTAACTTGCGTTATTTACggattttaaaatcttttaattgcaaatagcactataacattaaaattgtaaaaatgatagcctttttaaatttaaacccgTTTTTAGTTATTCAATTGGGCAAAATATGGCGAATAGGCtaaattttctaatagataATTCTAGACATCATTACTCAACCAGGATCAGACaggaaaaatatcttttttaagaCTATGGCTGAGAGATTATGATTTtggattgaaaataatattttctgattACAGAGTAAAAAAACCTAGCATCTACGCCGCTAGTATCACAGCATTTGaaatgtatttagaaaaaaagaaaatcttcaATTAAGCCTCTACTTAAGTCTTAACTTTAtcatttgtataataaacattatttagcTACGAGTGTCATAAAGTGAGATTATCGGGAAAAGCGAGAAAGTTTTTCATGATATATGGGTACTTTTTACCCGTTACACAAGATAGGCCCCTTTGTATCTCCTCTCTGTACCTCCTTCACAGCGTTTAAGGTGATGAATGAAATGTATTGTTATAtctttaacataatttttatttaattctagaTGGGAATGACAACAGCATTTAGTGGTGAAGCCGATTTTTCTGGATTAATTGACCCTAAAAGTGTAAGAACTAATGTCGCAATCAGTAAAGTAATTCAGAAATGCTTTATTGATGTCAATGAAGAAGGAACTGAAGCAGCTGCTGCAACAGcaggtaattttaatattgttattaatttgcttttatgtttttatgcTTTGCttgattttttcgtaataaaattgaagtttttgcaattttttgtacTCTGAATCTCCGTAAcgtaataaataacttttggaaGCAATAAAAGGTTTTCTATTAAGAATGATAtaactttaaacttaaacaacttttgtatgagatattataaatttttttatttattttaaagagtaTTTTATGCCAATTTGTGTGATATTTGATATCAGCCCTATGCGATAAATACAATTGAAATCATCAACTGCTTTGTTTATGCTTACTtttgaaatttggaaattttctaataaatcatttagtactcAGTAGTTCAAACTGAAGCGTTGTTCGATTAGGCATGTAAGGTTGCATGATTATTTTCTCATATTAGTTGCATCGAAGTTGTGATTTCCATGTGGCTGCTATCATATATCACCATCAaatactcaaataaaaaaaataaaaagttttctaatatATCATACACTAgtcttttaatttaagtttatattCTTCATTCTtaacgaaaaactttttatatacaataatttttctatatgaCTAAATACTGATAAAATAGCGCAGTAATAGTAGTAATCCTTCTCTGATAATAGCCGAGCTCAATTAGATATAAGTGTCAAAGATCCGAGCCCCAATTATAATCCAGTTTTTTGAATTAGGATAGTTTTTGTTCTGTTTTTTCTTTTGCtaatttcaaaatgtaataagaaataaagggaatacaatttttatttacatatataacaaaaattacaaaattattcgcTGATAATGTCAGATATTGTTATGAAGAATTTCAaagtaaagaaattttgaatacaaattgtcgcttatattttcattctttataaaattagtcCACAGTTCGTATTAGTCATAGTTTTATTGATTACCATACTTTTGAAACTTCGTGTGTGAGTTAGTATTGtctacatttttcatttgaaaaaatcttcGAAAATGCTGCATTTTCATTCTCGGaatcctaaaaatttttatatgcgtCACAACCTTCAAGTTGATTATTTACTATTGTTTTTTGTCATGGCGGGCACTGTTTTGTAAATTGTCGAGTAATATCACTTTACCATTTGctattcaattatctttttagaataacaaaaaattacgattatttatcatttttaaaattttccaaaataagaatttttttaaagacgctcctggtggaaaaaatatttgaagaaagaataagtcttaataagttttaaaaactctgaaaaagtctcaggaactctgaaaaagtcttaagaactctgaataactctaaATTTTTCAACGTTTTTGGACTGTCTAATTAGAGTTATCCAGACTTATTAAATCTGAATTAGAGGTtcaaaaacgttgagaaattcagagttattccgAGTTCCCAAGACTTTTTCTGAGAACCTAAAACTTCTTAATTTTTAAGAcctattctttcttcaaatttttgtcCTACCAAGGATGAAATAACGAGCGAATGAACACATCGTACAAAATTTCAGTGTCCGAACTTCAATTAATTGGTGACTCGATAATGAAGACCAGGTTTGATATTATGAATGGGATTATTTGTATATGTAGATCGAACGGAACgttcattttgttaaaagtttcgAAGAATAGCTGCGGTTGCCATTTAGCTAGTATTGTATGCCATTCAAAATGGccaaaaatattctttcaaataaagatattaaagatatttcatttaaaactcttttaagtttaaagttcggtcacttttaatgaaaaacccACTATCAGACGATAAcatggatttttaattttattttaatcatctttataacattaaaatttatctttgaaTTCAGATAATACAGGAAGGGTGGCTATAACATTTTTCTCGATGATCTCGTTTTCAGGACTCCGGTCCACTTCGAAGACTTATAAAATCTTGTATCTTTTTAAGTAGATCAAAATGAATGTTAGTATTATCAGAGAGGATATATTACGCTTTTGGGCCTCTTAAAATCGAGATAAACTAGTTGGCTAGTGCtgagcataaaaattttaaaagtaatttcaattattcatgaatttacttatttcaaatttgtatggTTAGCATTAGTGCCCTTGTTTAATAAACGGGGCTTGTTAATCTCGAGCAATACCGACTAATTAAATACCCGgacaattcaaattaaaattatttctaataacaTTAGATTTAAACTGcttatttttctttgtatagttttcaaacttattttctgaaattgttaattattcataatttggtcgggtataaaaaaattagatatcactgaaaatattggaaatgtgaagttgataattttaaaaaatacgatGTCTTCTATTCTTTTCCAGTAAAATGTCGTAGACGAAGATGTGTAGATGAGTTTTTCTGCTTTATAGCTGATCAtccgttttatttttctttattgaatGTATCATTAcaaacttcaatttttattggTTATTGTAATACTCTCCCTTCATTAGATATATCCCTGGAAAATGATACTGTTTATTAGTCACgaataaataatgcaaatatTATTGTGCAACAAGTGGGGTAATTGTACATAGAGCTTCGTATTCGCTCATATGAGTAATGAACAACATTAAGTGTTGCTCATAGATCGTTTTATTTATTAGAGAATAAGTACTACATAAGCGCTCGCTGTTTGAGACACGTAAATCGTTTTGCACGGTTGCATGTTAATATTAGCATAGTCCATTGAGAGTTTATTGAACGATATCGCGTTCACTAAGAGAGTACTTACCTcgcatattttaaaacatagatttcttattttttaaattttgtaaaacgaACCGTTTTGGCTtgtttttatcctttttttagACATTTGACATTGTAATTTtgttgattaataatttataaatctaaTTATTATACGATTTgctgttattttgaaaattattttaacggcTTAAAATTTCCCAacatgaaatacattttttatcttaGGGAGATTATATCAgtcaaattaatagaaaattgacatttaggtataatttttttctttcttgcaCAACTTAAAATTTGTAGTTTTGAATAAAGCAGCGTTTAATGTTTTTCGTTTTACGTAATTTAAGTTGAGACAGAGCTGTTACCTAATCGAAAAAAAGCTTATACAAGAATAAGttctaaacaaatattatagaGTTTTAAAAAGTTGTACACCACTGTGGGACAGTCTTTTCTCAATACTGATAAGAGATAGAGGCATACtttcaattgaaaaagttgTTCTTCACAAAAAAGTTGTTCTCCTACAACGAATAATAGCGAATACTTTCAGTAGAAATCTAaagcaaaatttcttttattagaaaataactGAAGTTAGTGgtaatagcttttttttttaattataggtcATTTTTAGTGTCACTTGGggtaaacttttataatttagagTCAAATTAATTAGGCTTTGTACTGAAACAcaactttccaatttaaagtATGCATCTTATGTCTTATCAGTAATGAGCAAACGTTGACTTTTTAAAAGGCAAACGTAAGTCCAATCACTGAGTGCTGATccagtacaatttttttacgaGTTGCAGCTTagtcttaaggtagttcctccgcgaccgtccagtcaaaaagttttggactaatactatcattcagtgcattaactgtgctatgactattatacatataccatatattattttgacaagactgtagttcctcactactgattctagtatacatataagcacacacactatgacatatgcctttaacattagtcttcatatcttttccacaaaaatcatcgctaaaacgagttatttatttaagttttttatcgaaactatatggtaaataatttttatttttatttatatattttctaaatatagtattctacattatattagtttttcatagagatggtggacgtcattcattggtaaataaatataatatttgtaaatttgtgtatttttatacacttctcccatgtacacgtacaaattgcgtcacttttaattgctaatatctcatgtatggcatggtaaat from Chrysoperla carnea chromosome 2, inChrCarn1.1, whole genome shotgun sequence includes these protein-coding regions:
- the LOC123293803 gene encoding serpin B6-like isoform X3 — translated: MATSKDIGTVVEANNKFGYDVYKLLSKASLEKSPNKPENILLCPLSVETILALTFVGAKGVTAEEMSTVLKFPNDACKVSNGFLDLTAQLKSKDVIIRIANKVFVDKEVKLTEEFQQAAVKYFDSETESIDMKDKASLDKINGWVAQKTENKIPTILEDLDDDTVSVLVNAIYFNGKWENPFKTTPVPMQFYLKPEESIEVPAIQRKGKYRYFEDETVQIVEIPYKGKEFSLIIALPRENGLPSTLEEIFPVDYQSKLDREVEVDVTIPKFKIESKIDFTSILQEMGMTTAFSGEADFSGLIDPKSVRTNVAISKVIQKCFIDVNEEGTEAAAATAVRCVRVKCAIIRPPKIYKFTADHPFSYFLKHNKLNTNFFVGSVSKPVYVTKN
- the LOC123293803 gene encoding serpin B6-like isoform X10 → MATSKDIGTVVEANNKFGYDVYKLLSKASLEKSPNKPENILLCPLSVETILALTFVGAKGVTAEEMSTVLKFPNDACKVSNGFLDLTAQLKSKDVIIRIANKVFVDKEVKLTEEFQQAAVKYFDSETESIDMKDKASLDKINGWVAQKTENKIPTILEDLDDDTVSVLVNAIYFNGKWENPFKTTPVPMQFYLKPEESIEVPAIQRKGKYRYFEDETVQIVEIPYKGKEFSLIIALPRENGLPSTLEEIFPVDYQSKLDREVEVDVTIPKFKIESKIDFTSILQEMGMTTAFSGEADFSGLIDPKSVRTNVAISKVIQKCFIDVNEEGTEAAAATAVTMMLCSAPMYRTPRFYANKPFQFQLCHRPSKSSLFAGRCAYPC
- the LOC123293803 gene encoding serpin B6-like isoform X8, which translates into the protein MATSKDIGTVVEANNKFGYDVYKLLSKASLEKSPNKPENILLCPLSVETILALTFVGAKGVTAEEMSTVLKFPNDACKVSNGFLDLTAQLKSKDVIIRIANKVFVDKEVKLTEEFQQAAVKYFDSETESIDMKDKASLDKINGWVAQKTENKIPTILEDLDDDTVSVLVNAIYFNGKWENPFKTTPVPMQFYLKPEESIEVPAIQRKGKYRYFEDETVQIVEIPYKGKEFSLIIALPRENGLPSTLEEIFPVDYQSKLDREVEVDVTIPKFKIESKIDFTSILQEMGMTTAFSGEADFSGLIDPKSVRTNVAISKVIQKCFIDVNEEGTEAAAATAVVMVACCAVVYDIPQFYANKSFHFQLFHRPSKCPLFTGRCSNPTSNS